One Gossypium hirsutum isolate 1008001.06 chromosome A11, Gossypium_hirsutum_v2.1, whole genome shotgun sequence genomic window carries:
- the LOC107892576 gene encoding uncharacterized protein — translation MEQNEGTNIQPINHNHRMYEVHPMYEVTKVLKGKGKGKKYCNGCRLVLSGPSYRCEICFDLLKSAGQKEFYLHKRCANLANKIQHPSHSVHPLNLYTSHHPQIGRTISCDDCRDICLGFIYLCEQCDFKLDVKCAALRTHKTAVSQEKEMARVTESQHFNHHHKLVLGYCNDPIDETKCTICELPIIGPAYFCREYNCDYILHESCLRLPQKIEVPFQWNEVPFQWNEVPFQMHQIPFHREHVLLVASSPMKIQSHSVMLALLR, via the exons ATGGAGCAGAATGAAGGGACCAAT ATTCAACCTATCAACCACAATCATCGGATGTATGAGGTTCATCCGATGTATGAGGTAACTAAAGTgttaaaaggaaaaggaaaaggaaaaaaatattgcAACGGTTGTCGTCTGGTACTTAGTGGTCCTAGCTACCGCTGTGAAATATGTTTTGACCTTCTTAAATCTGCAGGACAAAAGGAGTTTTACCTACATAAACGATGCGCTAACTTGGCAAATAAGATACAACACCCATCCCATTCTGTCCATCCTCTTAACCTCTATACTTCACATCACCCTCAGATTGGTCGAACCATTTCATGTGATGACTGTAGAGACATTTGTCTTGGCTTCATATATCTTTGCGAGCAGTGTGATTTCAAGCTTGATGTGAAATGCGCTGCTCTAAGAACTCATAAAACTGCGGTTTCGCAAGAAAAAGAGATGGCTAGAGTAACCGAGTCACAGCATTTCAACCACCACCATAAGCTTGTACTTGGCTATTGTAATGACCCTATAGATGAAACCAAATGCACAATTTGTGAATTGCCAATCATAGGTCCAGCCTATTTTTGCCGTGAGTACAACTGTGATTATATTCTTCACGAATCTTGCCTTAGGTTACCACAAAAGATAGAAGTGCCATTTCAGTGGAATGAAGTCCCATTTCAGTGGAATGAAGTCCCATTTCAAATGCATCAAATCCCATTTCATCGGGAACATGTTTTGTTAGTTGCGTCTTCCCCCATGAAGATTCAAAGCCACAGTGTTATGCTTGCCCTTTTGCGTTAA